The genomic DNA TGAAATAATCATCTTCAATACCGTATTCATTAGATCCAGATTCTACTGCACCTGTTTGATCCGCATGTTTACGAGCCTCTTCCCAGTTCATTTGTTTTAATGAAGGATCAAGCTTTTCTTTGTGCGGTTTAATATTAAACATAGCTGTAAATAAATCTTTACGATCTAAAATGTTACGATAAATATAAGCGAAAGGTTTAGCAGCAAGTGCTTTTACTTTATACTTCGTATCATCATAAGCAATGCCTTCAAGCGAAATTTTTAATAAAGTTTCTTTTTTTACAATCTCAAAGTTTAATAAACGCTTTGCAATTTGTTTTTTCATTTCAGGTTTTAAATCATTGTTGAAAATGAAATGGTAACCTTGTTGCTTTGAAAAGTTAGGTGCAAAGTGCGTTTCATCAATACCTTGTGGTACAAACCATTGCGGAGAAAGAACGAATACCATTTTCTTATCTTTCAATTGATCCATTGTAGATGCGAAGTTTAACACATGTACAAGGTCTTGTGTTCCGCCGCGTCCAAGAAGGAATGGTGTGAACCCTTCAGGCTTTACTTTAAAATAATTAGATGGATGGAAAGCATCCATACGTGCGAATTCCGATGAACCGTACATCGGAAGATATTTTGGATTTGCTAACATCTTTTGCTGTAAAATCATACTTTGAATTTTTTCTTCTTTTAAAGAAGTAGCAGCTTGTTCTACTTTTTCATCACTTAAAAGTGGAAGTAGGAAGCGCGTTGGAATAAGTAAGAATACAGCAAAAAGGGCCAATGCTAAAAGCATCGGACCAAATTTTGCTTTGTTCATCGGATTTCTTCCAACTTTTTAATAACCATGTTTGGTGTAGCCCACTCGTCACGGTCAAAATCAGAAATAGAAACTTCAATATCTAAACGCTCTTGGAATTCAACTAATAAAGATACTACAGCGAAAGAATCAAGGATACCTTCTTCAAATAATTGAACATCTAAGTTTTCTTTCACAATATCGTTTTCACATACTTCTTCTAAAATATCTAATACTTGCTCTTTGAATTCTGCCATTTTTAAAATCTCCTTTATATCCGAAATATATTATATGTGCAACTTCTTAATGGAATAAGAAGGGTGCATTAAAAGTATCTGTTAAGGTGTCCAGAGAAGATTAGGAAACCGAAACATACAACGTGGAACGTAATTACAATCGCAAGGATGCGTGTAAATTTAGTGTTTGGCCAAAACTTATGCTTCTTGTTTTTTCGTTCGAAAATATCGAATAAAATAAACAGTGCGGCATGATATAGACCATAAATAATATACTGCGCAACAGCGCTTCCTTGGATATGCCAAATTCCCATAATGAAAAAGTTTAAAAATGCACCGATATATGAAATTGTGTAACGGTTCTTAATTAACTTTTTCTTCGTTGCAAAAAAGACGAAACGCATGTAAATAAAATCACGGAACCAGAATGATAAACTCATGTGCCAGCGGTTCCAGAAGTCTTTAATATTACGACTAAGGAATGGCTTATTAAAGTTTTCTGGCGTTTTAATTCCCATCATATAACTTACACCAATTACAAAAGAGCTATAACCAGCAAAATCAAAGAATAGATATAAGCTATAGCTATACATGTAAATCATATTTGAAAAGATTGTATCGTGTTGAGCGAATGCTGGATCCATACAATATTGCTTTATTAAGTAAGCAATAATAAATTTATACAAGAAACCTTGGAAAATACGATTTAGTCCTGTATATAGTAAATTTTGATATTCTTCAGCGCTAGGTGGCTTTTGAATATCTTTTTGGAATCTTCTGTAACGATCGATAGGTCCTGTTGAAATTGCAGGGAAGAATAAAACGAATTCCCAGAAGTTAAAGAAAGAAAGCTCTTTAATTAAACCATCACGAACTTCAAATACCATTTGAACTGCTCTGAATGTTACGTAAGATATACCTAGAAAAACAACAAGTTTTAACTCAGGTAATAACGATGCAAATGGTGCGATTTTTGCCAAAATAAGAGGCAAAATCGATAAAATAACAGCTATGCAAAATGTGAATGTACTATTATTTTGTTTTCTTAAAATTAAATAGCCTTTAATAAGGGCATATTGCCAAATAATAAATGCAGCTAACATCATTGCTTGCTTTGGTTTATCTGAGAAGATAATAGCAAGCATGACTAATGTTAAAACGGCATTATATTTACGCAACATTTTACCTTTTAATCCAGCTATGATAGTAGGTATTAATAAAATGCCCACTATAGCGAAAAAATAAAATGATCCATATGCGGTCATGCTGTAACCTCACTCAATAATTTTTTGCGATCTACCTTTCCATTTGGTGTCATTGGAATAGAAGATTGATACATGAATTTACGTGGAATCATGTAGTTTGGTAATCGCTCATTGAGTTCTTTTTTGATTGCAGATGTTAATTTGAATTCTTTTTCAAACGAATGCTCTCCAGGAACAACAACCGCTAATAAATAATCGTATTTCTCACCTTTTTTAATTGGAACGATAACTGCTCCCTCAACGTAAGAACACGCACGAAGGTGATGCTCAATTTCTTCTAATTCCATTCGATAACCATGCAGCTTAATTTGGAAATCAAGACGACCATTATAGAATAGAAGACCATTTTCTACATAGCCAGCATCGCCTGTTTTATAGGCACGCTCACCGTCAATCATAGTAAATGCTTTTTCTGTTAATTCAGGGCTTCCTAAGTATCCAACGCTTACGCTTGGACCGACAATTACGATTTCACCTTTTTCACCATCAGGTGCAATCGTGCCATCTTCTTTCATAATAAGAAGGCGACAGTCTGATTTACAATAGCCAACTGGAAGTGATTTGTATTGATCAAGTACTTCTTCTGTAACGTGAATACCTGTTACAGCGACAGTAGCTTCTGTTGGACCGTACGTATTCATAATTGTTGCATTTGGGAAACGCTCAATTAATTTTCTAGCTACTTCATTTGGTAATACTTCACCACAGAATAAGAATGTTTTCATGTTCGGTAGCATACTCTCAGAGAAGGATGCTTCCATTAAACACATTTCAGCGAAAGAAGGTGTGGAAGTCCATACTTGTATATCCGATTGCTCTAAAGAAGCAAACAAGTCTTTTGGACGCGCAATCATATCTTTATCGATTGCCCAAAGTGTACCACCTGTTACTAATGATGGGTAAATATCCATGACAGATAAATCGAATGAGAAAGGTGCTTGGTTTAAGAATACTTGCCCTGTTTGTAAGTTAAAATCTTCTACAGCCCATTTTGTAAAGCTAACAAGGCAGTTATAAGTAATCTGAACCCCTTTCGGATTACCTGTGCTTCCTGATGTGTAAATAATGTAGAAGTTCTCATCACCTTTTACCGCATGTTCAGGATTTGGAGTGTTCCCTTTATGAGTAAAGAAAATATCTTTTAAGTTGTCTTCACTTACGATGCGAACTGGTAAATCAGTTACAGTTACTGCTGCTGCCGATAAAAGTAATTTCGCACCAGAATTTTCAGCGATACGTTGTACACGATCAGCTGGGATAGATAAATCTACAGGAATATAAGCATGTCCAGCTTTTACACATCCTAAAAAGTTAATAATCATTTCAGGTTGCATATGGCCATACACCATAATTGGTGAACGATCATCTGGATACGCAGAAGAAATCCAATGTGCTAACGCATCAGAATCTTCCTTTAATTGTTTGTACGTAATTTTCGCATCTCGCCAAACAAAAGCAGTTTGATCAGGCGTTTCAATAGCCCACTTTTCAATTAGTTCTAATAACTTCATAACGTTCCCACCCTAGAATTCATTGTAAATAAATGTACTTGTGTTTGTATCATGGAATCCATACAACCAAAGTAATGCAAATAAAATTGCAAGATAATAAACCGTCTTTGCAACCCATTGTGTGAGTGGTCGAGACCATATCTCTTTTAATCTTTCCATGTCTTTCCCTCTCTTAATGAAATAATAGCTCTTTGTAGGTATCATGTCCTACATTATTGTGAAAAAAACAAAATCCCACATTTTAGGTAAAAATAAGTCAAAAGGCTCTTTTCTGATATTAGCACTAAATACTAAAAAAGAAAATCCCTAACTTAGCAATTATATTACATTCAGCATGAATTTGTAATGGGTTTGATATGTAAATAGAAAGTGGATTGTGTGAATACATAAAAGTGGACTATAAGAATACGTAAAAATGCAGTATTTGCTTTTATTAATCATTTAAGACGGAGTAAAATTTAAAATTTCTAGTTCTTTTGAAAAGGAGGAAATTATCATGAATAGAGTGTGGAAGAGTCTAATTTCGGAAGAAAATATCGTGAAATGGAGAAGGCATTTTCATAAGTATCCGGAATTATCATTTCATGAAAAAGAAACTTCGCAATTTATATATGATACATTATGCTCGTTTTCTTCTTTTGAAGTAACGAGACCGACGAAGTATAGTGTACTAGCAATTAAAAGAGGCGTGAAGCAAGGGAAAGTGATTGCGATTCGAGCTGATATAGATGCTTTACCAATCCAAGAGGAGACAAGGAAATCTTATACGTCTGTAAATAAAGGAGTGATGCATGCATGTGGGCACGATGCTCATGCAGCTATTTTATTAAGTACAGCAGAGATGTTATCAAATATGAAGGAAGAGTTTGTAGGGGAAGTTCGTCTATTCTTTCAGCATGCAGAAGAAGCATACCCTGGTGGTGGACAAGAAATGGTCGAGGCGGGCGTTATGGACGGTGTTGATTATGTAATAGGTTTACATGTTATGTCTGGATTGGAGAGCGGAAAGATAGGTATTGCGTATGGGCCAATGATGGCAGCTCCAGACGTATTTACAGTTGAGATTCAAGGCAAAGGAGGACATGCAGCACGTCCAGAAGAAACGATTGACCCTATTGCTATCGGAGCACAGATTATTACAAATTTACAACATATCGTATCAAGAAATACAAGTGCTTTCATGCAAAGAGTCGTTTCAGTTACGCAGTTCCATGGGGGAATGGCTGATAATATTATTCCAAGTACAGCAACTTTAATGGGAACTGTACGTTCTTTTAATCAAACATTAAGAATAGAAGCAGAAGGGAAAATCGAAAAAATTGTGAAAGGAATTACAGAAGCACATGGAGGATCGTATACATATACGTATCGATATGGATATGATCCGGTTATTAATGATGAATATATTACGAAAATAGTAGAAGAAAGTGCACTACATTTGTTTGGGAA from Bacillus cereus G9842 includes the following:
- the dltD gene encoding D-alanyl-lipoteichoic acid biosynthesis protein DltD, translated to MNKAKFGPMLLALALFAVFLLIPTRFLLPLLSDEKVEQAATSLKEEKIQSMILQQKMLANPKYLPMYGSSEFARMDAFHPSNYFKVKPEGFTPFLLGRGGTQDLVHVLNFASTMDQLKDKKMVFVLSPQWFVPQGIDETHFAPNFSKQQGYHFIFNNDLKPEMKKQIAKRLLNFEIVKKETLLKISLEGIAYDDTKYKVKALAAKPFAYIYRNILDRKDLFTAMFNIKPHKEKLDPSLKQMNWEEARKHADQTGAVESGSNEYGIEDDYFNSKIKKKLKQREGYLKNDAYDQSPEYEDLQIVLDLLKQSGAKPLFISVPVKGPWYDYAGFPKERREAYYKKVHEQIEKAGYPIADFSNHEYDKYFLKDHMHLGWKGWVYIDEAIQQFYKAN
- the dltC gene encoding D-alanine--poly(phosphoribitol) ligase subunit DltC yields the protein MAEFKEQVLDILEEVCENDIVKENLDVQLFEEGILDSFAVVSLLVEFQERLDIEVSISDFDRDEWATPNMVIKKLEEIR
- the dltB gene encoding D-alanyl-lipoteichoic acid biosynthesis protein DltB, with product MTAYGSFYFFAIVGILLIPTIIAGLKGKMLRKYNAVLTLVMLAIIFSDKPKQAMMLAAFIIWQYALIKGYLILRKQNNSTFTFCIAVILSILPLILAKIAPFASLLPELKLVVFLGISYVTFRAVQMVFEVRDGLIKELSFFNFWEFVLFFPAISTGPIDRYRRFQKDIQKPPSAEEYQNLLYTGLNRIFQGFLYKFIIAYLIKQYCMDPAFAQHDTIFSNMIYMYSYSLYLFFDFAGYSSFVIGVSYMMGIKTPENFNKPFLSRNIKDFWNRWHMSLSFWFRDFIYMRFVFFATKKKLIKNRYTISYIGAFLNFFIMGIWHIQGSAVAQYIIYGLYHAALFILFDIFERKNKKHKFWPNTKFTRILAIVITFHVVCFGFLIFSGHLNRYF
- the dltA gene encoding D-alanine--poly(phosphoribitol) ligase subunit DltA encodes the protein MKLLELIEKWAIETPDQTAFVWRDAKITYKQLKEDSDALAHWISSAYPDDRSPIMVYGHMQPEMIINFLGCVKAGHAYIPVDLSIPADRVQRIAENSGAKLLLSAAAVTVTDLPVRIVSEDNLKDIFFTHKGNTPNPEHAVKGDENFYIIYTSGSTGNPKGVQITYNCLVSFTKWAVEDFNLQTGQVFLNQAPFSFDLSVMDIYPSLVTGGTLWAIDKDMIARPKDLFASLEQSDIQVWTSTPSFAEMCLMEASFSESMLPNMKTFLFCGEVLPNEVARKLIERFPNATIMNTYGPTEATVAVTGIHVTEEVLDQYKSLPVGYCKSDCRLLIMKEDGTIAPDGEKGEIVIVGPSVSVGYLGSPELTEKAFTMIDGERAYKTGDAGYVENGLLFYNGRLDFQIKLHGYRMELEEIEHHLRACSYVEGAVIVPIKKGEKYDYLLAVVVPGEHSFEKEFKLTSAIKKELNERLPNYMIPRKFMYQSSIPMTPNGKVDRKKLLSEVTA
- a CDS encoding teichoic acid D-Ala incorporation-associated protein DltX codes for the protein MERLKEIWSRPLTQWVAKTVYYLAILFALLWLYGFHDTNTSTFIYNEF
- a CDS encoding amidohydrolase; protein product: MNRVWKSLISEENIVKWRRHFHKYPELSFHEKETSQFIYDTLCSFSSFEVTRPTKYSVLAIKRGVKQGKVIAIRADIDALPIQEETRKSYTSVNKGVMHACGHDAHAAILLSTAEMLSNMKEEFVGEVRLFFQHAEEAYPGGGQEMVEAGVMDGVDYVIGLHVMSGLESGKIGIAYGPMMAAPDVFTVEIQGKGGHAARPEETIDPIAIGAQIITNLQHIVSRNTSAFMQRVVSVTQFHGGMADNIIPSTATLMGTVRSFNQTLRIEAEGKIEKIVKGITEAHGGSYTYTYRYGYDPVINDEYITKIVEESALHLFGNERVVKLEPSMGGEDFSAYLRKAPGCFIKLGTGNENIYTCYPHHHPKFDVDESALICGVELFLETTIRLLKS